Proteins encoded together in one Lathyrus oleraceus cultivar Zhongwan6 chromosome 5, CAAS_Psat_ZW6_1.0, whole genome shotgun sequence window:
- the LOC127078357 gene encoding uncharacterized protein LOC127078357, whose amino-acid sequence MGTNSQEHEISEAGSEVTYQMVENEVSDGRKGATHKFTAESCKSTSMVIKKGHAMIPAHIIAEAISTIREIDLRWSGPITPKEMEYVEQYVLAKYPEYSRLIEGDGNGIDMSTFIINEEPLDEKGKSPRGTPSPRDSSVYSFGSSLPESDRAKIQLESSRLLDILNKKSSFPGSFISIPEIQAQNKVLKHYGLTDDEYLVLFTPGYKDAMMLVGESYPFVKGNYYMTILDQEEDYIKEFAFFKESKVIPAPKTWLDLRIKGSQLSQNFRRRCKISPKGLFTYPADASGTMHWISEAHRNHWHVLLDASAYVVGKDRLHLALHRPDFVICSLDNNTHSNNTHSNPSRITCLLIRKESFDTSAASSQVVE is encoded by the exons ATGGGAACAAATAGCCAGGAGCATGAAATTTCAGAAGCAGGATCTGAG GTAACATATCAGATGGTGGAAAATGAAGTCAGTGACGGTAGGAAAGGTGCAACCCACAAATTTACAGCAGAAAGTTGCAAATCAACCAGTATGGTCATAAAG AAAGGTCATGCAATGATTCCTGCTCACATCATAGCTGAAGCAATATCAACTATCCGCGAAATTGATCTTAGATGGTCCGGTCCAATCACACCGAAAGAAATGGAATATGTTGAACAGTATGTTCTAGCAAAGTATCCAGAATATTCAAGGTTGATTGAAGGAGATGGAAATGGGATAGACATGTCTACCTTTATCATCAATGAGGAGCCTTTAGATGAAAAGGGAAAGTCACCAAGAGGAACTCCTAGTCCCAGAGATTCTTCTGTATATTCATTTGGCAGTAGTTTACCTGAATCTGATAGGGCCAAGATACAATTGGAATCATCAAGGTTACTTGATATTCTCAACAAGAAATCCTCTTTTCCCGGAAGCTTCATCTCGATCCCAGAAATCCAAGCTCAAAATAAGGTTTTGAAACATTACGGTTTGACAGATGATGAGTATCTTGTTCTCTTCACTCCGGGCTACAAGGATGCGATGATGTTGGTAGGAGAAAGTTACCCTTTTGTTAAGGGAAACTACTACATGACCATTCTTGATCAAGAAGAAGATTATATAAAGGAATTTGCTTTTTTTAAGGAGTCAAAGGTGATCCCTGCACCAAAGACTTGGTTGGACTTGAGGATTAAAGGGTCTCAACTGAGCCAAAACTTTAGGAGAAGGTGTAAAATCAGCCCCAAAGGGCTATTCACTTATCCAGCAGATGCTAGTGGAACAATGCATTGGATCTCAGAGGCTCATAGGAACCATTGGCATGTGCTACTTGATGCATCTGCCTATGTAGTTGGAAAGGATCGGCTCCATCTCGCGCTTCACCGTCCCGATTTTGTGATATGTAGTCTTGACAACAATACTCATTCCAACAACACTCATTCCAATCCTTCAAGAATCACCTGTCTTTTAATCAGAAAGGAATCCTTTGACACCTCAGCCGCTTCGTCTCAGGTAGTTGAATGA
- the LOC127078355 gene encoding acetolactate synthase 2, chloroplastic, protein MAAAAAATTTTTSRSPFTSSSSYSTFLKRNSKLTFPFSPIFNKPQSIHTRPLTISSSLSNSPAAPPSTTTTTTSDDQYISRFSSTEPRKGADILVEALERQGVTNVFAYPGGASMEIHQALTRSRTIRNILPRHEQGGVFAAEGYARSSGLPGVCIATSGPGATNLVSGLADALMDSVPLIAITGQVPRRMIGTDAFQETPIVEVTRSITKHNYLILDVDDIPRVVKEAFFLATSGRPGPVLIDLPKDIQQQLAVPNWAEPIRLTGYVSRLPKIPSEAQLEQVLRLLLESKKPVLYVGGGCLNSSEELNRFVELTGIPVASTLMGLGSYPIGAEHSLHMLGMHGTVYANYAVDSSDLLLAFGVRFDDRVTGKLEAFASRAKIVHIDIDSAEIGKNKIPHLSICADMKVALEGLNRVLESKGVKGKLDFEAWRQELNVQKLKFPLGFKTFENAISPQYAIQVLDELTNGDAIISTGVGQHQMWAAQFYEYKRPRQWLTSGGLGAMGFGLPAAIGAAVANPDAIVVDIDGDGSFIMNVQELATIRVENLPIKILLLNNQHLGMVVQWEDRFYKSNRGHTYLGDPSKEDEIFPNMLGFADACGIPAARVTKKEELREAIQKMLDTPGPYLLDVITPHQEHVLPMIPSNGSFKDVITEGDGRTSY, encoded by the coding sequence ATGGCCGCCGCCGCCGCCGCCACCACCACCACCACTTCCAGATCTCCGttcacttcatcttcttcgtATTCCACTTTCCTTAAACGAAACTCCAAACTCACATTCcctttctctcccattttcaacAAGCCACAGTCCATTCACACTCGTCCCCTCACTATCTCATCCTCCCTCTCCAACTCCCCCGCCGCACCAccttccaccaccaccaccacgaCCTCCGATGATCAATACATCTCTCGTTTCTCCTCCACCGAGCCAAGAAAAGGAGCCGACATTCTCGTCGAAGCTCTCGAGCGTCAAGGCGTCACCAACGTATTCGCTTACCCCGGCGGAGCTTCCATGGAGATCCACCAAGCTCTTACACGCTCTAGAACAATCCGAAACATACTTCCCCGCCACGAACAAGGTGGAGTCTTTGCCGCCGAAGGCTACGCACGCTCCTCCGGTCTCCCCGGTGTCTGCATCGCCACTTCCGGTCCCGGTGCCACCAACTTAGTCAGCGGACTTGCTGATGCTTTGATGGACAGTGTCCCTCTCATAGCCATTACCGGTCAAGTTCCCCGGAGGATGATTGGAACCGATGCTTTTCAAGAAACCCCAATCGTTGAAGTAACGAGATCCATCACAAAGCATAACTACCTCATTCTCGATGTTGATGACATTCCTAGGGTTGTGAAAGAGGCTTTTTTTCTTGCAACTTCAGGCAGGCCCGGCCCGGTTCTCATCGACCTACCCAAAGACATTCAACAACAGTTAGCAGTTCCTAATTGGGCCGAGCCCATCAGGCTCACTGGGTATGTTTCCAGGTTACCCAAAATTCCTAGCGAGGCCCAACTTGAACAGGTTCTGAGGTTGTTATTAGAATCTAAAAAACCAGTTTTGTATGTTGGAGGTGGATGTTTGAATTCCAGTGAGGAATTGAACCGGTTTGTTGAACTGACCGGTATTCCTGTTGCTAGTACTTTAATGGGACTTGGTAGTTACCCTATTGGAGCTGAACATTCCCTTCACATGTTGGGCATGCATGGTACTGTTTATGCTAATTATGCTGTTGATAGTAGTGATCTGTTGCTTGCTTTCGGGGTTAGGTTTGACGATCGTGTAACCGGAAAGTTAGAAGCGTTTGCTAGTAGGGCTAAGATTGTTCATATAGATATTGATTCTGCTGAGATTGGGAAGAATAAGATTCCACATTTGTCGATCTGTGCTGATATGAAGGTGGCATTGGAAGGTCTTAATAGGGTTTTGGAGAGTAAAGGAGTTAAGGGTAAACTTGATTTTGAAGCATGGAGGCAGGAGTTGAATGTTCAGAAATTGAAATTTCCTCTTGGGTTTAAGACGTTTGAGAATGCGATTTCTCCGCAGTATGCTATTCAGGTACTTGATGAATTGACTAATGGAGATGCTATTATTAGTACTGGTGTTGGACAGCATCAAATGTGGGCTGCTCAGTTTTATGAGTATAAGAGACCTAGGCAGTGGTTAACTTCCGGTGGACTTGGTGCTATGGGTTTTGGATTACCAGCTGCTATTGGTGCTGCTGTTGCTAACCCTGATGCGATCGTTGTTGATATTGATGGGGATGGTAGCTTTATCATGAATGTTCAAGAGTTGGCTACTATAAGAGTGGAGAATCTTCCAATTAAGATATTGTTGTTGAATAATCAACATTTGGGTATGGTTGTTCAATGGGAGGATAGATTCTATAAGTCAAATAGAGGTCATACTTATCTTGGTGACCCTTCTAAGGAGGATGAGATTTTCCCTAACATGCTTGGATTTGCTGATGCTTGTGGAATACCGGCGGCTCGTGTGACCAAAAAGGAAGAGCTTCGAGAAGCTATTCAGAAAATGTTGGACACTCCTGGCCCTTATCTTCTTGATGTCATTACACCTCATCAAGAACATGTATTGCCAATGATTCCAAGTAATGGATCTTTCAAGGATGTGATCACGGAGGGTGATGGCAGAACGAGCTACTGA